Proteins co-encoded in one Arthrobacter alpinus genomic window:
- a CDS encoding 3-oxoacyl-ACP reductase, with translation MSPQNKPNTQSKSTGVHEKTDKYTEFVSRGLGKDLAKRLGLPQPAVLRRYTPNGPLVQGPILVLGQGAGADAVAQVLLDWHQDVRRHATPKEKLGAIVAVLDEIEHPEQLSAPMLALGAALRDLNKNARVLTVSRVASVSDAPAVAAARNGVDGIVRSLAKELRAGATANGILLANDIAAEAPSAVSALRFFLSARSAFVDGQFLTASSVGSTTEPNWDKPLNGSVAVVTGAARGIGASIARTLARDGATVLVVDVPAAGDHLAAVANEIHGTALQLDITSLDAGERILDHAISRYGRLDIVVHNAGITRDKLLANMDAAKWDSVIAVNIASQLRMNEAFLASTDFANNPRIISVASTSGIAGNRGQSNYAASKAGVMGMVRSTAPLLSERGGTVNAVAPGFIETDMTAKIPFATREVARRLNSLQQGGKPSDVAEAIAFFAQPQAAGVTANVLRVCGQNMVGQ, from the coding sequence ATGAGCCCGCAGAACAAACCGAACACCCAGAGTAAATCAACTGGGGTGCACGAAAAGACTGACAAGTACACCGAGTTTGTCAGCCGTGGACTCGGCAAGGATTTGGCCAAGCGGCTGGGCCTGCCGCAGCCTGCCGTGCTGCGCCGCTACACGCCCAATGGTCCTCTGGTGCAGGGGCCCATTCTGGTCCTTGGGCAAGGAGCAGGGGCCGACGCCGTTGCTCAGGTGTTGCTCGATTGGCACCAAGATGTGCGCAGACATGCAACGCCCAAGGAAAAGTTGGGTGCCATTGTGGCCGTCCTAGATGAAATCGAACACCCGGAGCAGCTGTCAGCTCCCATGCTTGCCCTGGGAGCGGCGCTGCGTGACTTGAACAAGAACGCCCGCGTTCTCACCGTGTCCCGTGTGGCATCGGTCAGCGATGCGCCGGCAGTGGCAGCAGCTAGAAACGGTGTGGATGGGATTGTGCGCTCACTGGCCAAGGAACTGCGTGCCGGAGCCACGGCCAACGGTATTCTGCTGGCTAACGACATTGCCGCGGAAGCACCCAGCGCAGTCTCGGCGTTGCGTTTCTTCCTCTCGGCCCGATCGGCCTTTGTGGATGGACAATTCCTCACGGCGTCCTCAGTTGGTTCAACGACGGAACCGAACTGGGACAAGCCATTGAATGGTTCCGTGGCGGTTGTGACAGGTGCGGCCCGGGGAATTGGTGCGTCCATTGCCCGCACACTTGCCCGGGATGGAGCTACTGTTCTGGTGGTGGACGTGCCGGCAGCGGGCGATCACCTAGCCGCCGTCGCCAATGAAATCCACGGCACGGCACTCCAGCTGGACATCACCAGCCTGGACGCCGGTGAGCGGATCCTTGACCATGCCATCTCCCGCTATGGGCGGCTGGACATTGTGGTGCACAACGCCGGCATCACCCGCGATAAACTCCTGGCCAACATGGATGCCGCCAAATGGGATTCGGTCATTGCCGTCAACATCGCCTCCCAGCTGCGCATGAATGAAGCATTCCTAGCTAGCACCGATTTCGCCAACAACCCGCGCATCATCAGCGTTGCCTCCACCAGTGGGATAGCTGGCAACCGGGGGCAAAGCAACTACGCAGCCTCGAAGGCGGGTGTCATGGGTATGGTGCGTTCCACCGCGCCGTTGCTCAGTGAACGCGGTGGCACCGTCAACGCCGTCGCACCTGGCTTTATTGAGACTGACATGACGGCAAAGATCCCCTTCGCCACACGGGAAGTGGCCCGGCGCCTGAACAGCCTCCAACAGGGCGGCAAGCCCAGCGACGTGGCCGAGGCCATTGCGTTCTTCGCCCAGCCTCAGGCAGCCGGTGTCACGGCAAACGTGTTGAGGGTGTGCGGACAGAATATGGTGGGGCAATGA
- a CDS encoding TetR/AcrR family transcriptional regulator — protein MNSLQHGSAVSAPSPMPGADKAADPTTDGRSVRWDTHREERRRALIKATRRAIHRLGPDASMEEIAATAGTSKSVFYRYFGDKSGLRNAVGSVVIRQMQDTLTAARQGATDPREGVTAMVSAYLHMAQTSPNVYFFATLPADGESRQSGELSGFFDSITAMITEPLRHLLGDPESPLVGYWPQAAIGMVRTAGELWLRSPEDPSKPDFNTMAGQISAWLFDGVGQFVSPATPDRSATAAEGKS, from the coding sequence GTGAACTCGTTACAGCATGGGTCGGCAGTGTCGGCCCCCTCCCCAATGCCCGGCGCCGACAAGGCGGCCGATCCCACCACCGACGGGCGCTCGGTGCGATGGGACACGCACCGTGAGGAACGCCGTCGGGCATTGATCAAAGCAACGCGCCGGGCCATCCATCGACTGGGACCAGACGCCTCGATGGAGGAGATCGCAGCCACAGCCGGAACGTCCAAGTCCGTGTTCTACCGGTACTTCGGCGACAAGTCCGGACTGCGCAATGCGGTGGGTTCGGTGGTCATCCGGCAGATGCAAGACACCCTGACGGCCGCTCGGCAAGGGGCCACCGATCCTCGCGAAGGCGTCACCGCGATGGTCTCGGCGTACCTGCACATGGCACAGACATCCCCGAATGTGTACTTTTTTGCCACGCTCCCGGCCGACGGCGAATCCCGCCAGTCGGGTGAATTGAGCGGCTTCTTCGACAGCATCACAGCCATGATCACCGAGCCACTGAGGCACCTGCTGGGCGATCCGGAATCGCCACTGGTGGGTTACTGGCCCCAGGCGGCGATCGGCATGGTCCGCACGGCAGGCGAATTGTGGCTCCGGAGCCCCGAAGATCCCAGCAAACCAGATTTCAACACCATGGCCGGACAGATTTCTGCCTGGCTATTCGACGGCGTGGGACAGTTTGTCTCCCCCGCCACCCCCGACCGTTCAGCAACCGCAGCAGAAGGAAAATCATGA
- a CDS encoding DUF6318 family protein, with protein MRHTTVEQHGKHRATLALLMAGALALAGCSSSPKTAGTTPPVSVPATSEPATTTAPAPSTAAVYKPATDKGPAENVPVPVLPEKAKEFSKEGLIAFTKYWYSTLGYAFETGDPEPMMAVSGPNCLTCQSIAKMVVAGHSEGKWISGGKMVLGSPEASFVLSAQDDYQVTVMARQEQVKYFKADKSLSKDLGIGIAEGDILVGVFQDDHWLARTVEHLAGSPGS; from the coding sequence CTCGCTCTGGCGGGCTGCTCGTCGTCGCCGAAAACCGCGGGGACGACGCCGCCTGTCTCAGTGCCTGCAACAAGTGAACCTGCTACGACGACTGCTCCTGCACCCTCCACGGCCGCCGTCTACAAGCCGGCCACGGACAAAGGCCCCGCTGAGAATGTCCCGGTCCCCGTCCTCCCAGAGAAGGCCAAGGAATTCAGCAAAGAGGGCCTCATAGCCTTTACCAAATATTGGTATTCAACCCTCGGTTACGCCTTCGAAACTGGCGATCCCGAACCCATGATGGCCGTCAGCGGGCCGAATTGTCTGACATGCCAGTCAATCGCGAAGATGGTTGTTGCAGGCCATTCTGAGGGGAAATGGATTTCGGGCGGAAAAATGGTGCTCGGCTCTCCGGAGGCATCCTTTGTATTGAGTGCTCAAGATGACTACCAGGTGACGGTGATGGCGAGACAGGAGCAAGTCAAATACTTCAAGGCCGACAAGTCGCTCTCCAAAGACCTCGGAATCGGCATTGCTGAAGGCGACATTCTGGTTGGCGTTTTCCAAGATGACCATTGGCTGGCACGTACGGTTGAGCACCTCGCGGGAAGCCCGGGGTCATGA
- a CDS encoding acetyl-CoA C-acetyltransferase, with protein MTTPQAAASGNQQAHAATASTGKAAAPSFAAPRKAVIVGGNRIPFARSGGAYAHSSNQDMLTAALDGLVARFGLADEEIGEVAAGAVLKHSRDFNLTREAVLGSALSATTPAYDLQQACATGMEAVIGLSNKIKLGQIDSAIAGGVDSASDAPIAVSEGLRAILLDLNRAKTMGQKVKIISRIRPKDLSPDAPSTGEPRTGLSMGEHQALTTAQWNITRQAQDELALASHKNLAAAYDRHFFDDLITPFRGLNRDSNLRADSSLEKLGKLKPAFGKSLGDAATMTAGNSTPLTDGASTVLLASEEWAAARDLPILADVLDGEAAAVDFVHGKDGLLMAPAFAVPRLLARNGLTLADIDYFEIHEAFAGTVLSTLAAWEDEEFGQTRLGLDGAFGSIDRAKLNVNGSSLAAGHPFAATGGRLVASLAKMLHERGPVDGRPARGLISVCAAGGQGVVAILEGR; from the coding sequence ATGACAACCCCACAAGCAGCAGCATCAGGTAACCAGCAAGCACACGCCGCAACTGCCAGCACAGGCAAAGCAGCGGCCCCTTCATTTGCTGCCCCACGCAAGGCAGTCATTGTTGGTGGAAACCGGATTCCCTTCGCACGCTCCGGGGGTGCCTATGCTCACTCCTCCAATCAGGACATGTTGACCGCAGCATTGGACGGGCTCGTGGCCCGATTCGGTCTGGCCGATGAGGAAATTGGTGAAGTTGCCGCAGGTGCAGTCCTGAAGCACTCTCGCGATTTCAACCTCACCCGTGAAGCAGTCCTCGGCTCGGCGCTCTCGGCAACCACCCCGGCCTACGATCTCCAGCAAGCCTGCGCAACGGGCATGGAAGCCGTGATTGGTCTTTCCAACAAGATTAAGTTGGGTCAGATTGACTCCGCCATTGCCGGTGGCGTGGACTCTGCATCTGATGCACCCATTGCCGTCAGCGAAGGTTTGCGAGCCATTCTGCTTGATCTTAACCGGGCCAAGACCATGGGCCAGAAAGTAAAGATCATTAGCCGCATCCGTCCCAAGGATCTTTCCCCGGATGCCCCTTCTACCGGCGAGCCGCGCACGGGACTTTCCATGGGTGAGCACCAGGCGCTGACCACGGCCCAGTGGAATATCACCCGTCAGGCTCAGGACGAGCTTGCCCTGGCCAGCCACAAAAACCTTGCGGCCGCCTACGATCGCCACTTCTTCGATGACCTCATTACGCCGTTCCGCGGCTTGAACCGGGATTCCAACCTGCGCGCCGACTCCAGCTTGGAGAAGCTCGGCAAGCTCAAGCCAGCCTTCGGCAAGTCGCTCGGTGACGCCGCCACCATGACGGCCGGAAACTCCACGCCCCTCACCGATGGCGCTTCCACTGTGCTGTTGGCCTCCGAGGAATGGGCCGCCGCCCGCGACCTGCCCATACTGGCGGACGTCCTTGACGGCGAAGCTGCAGCCGTTGACTTTGTCCACGGCAAGGACGGGCTGCTCATGGCCCCGGCCTTTGCCGTCCCGCGTTTGCTGGCCCGAAACGGACTCACCCTGGCCGACATTGACTACTTTGAAATCCACGAAGCCTTTGCTGGCACCGTGCTCAGCACGCTCGCGGCATGGGAAGACGAAGAGTTCGGGCAGACCCGTCTTGGTTTGGACGGCGCCTTCGGTTCCATTGACCGCGCCAAGCTCAACGTCAACGGTTCCTCATTGGCAGCCGGTCACCCCTTTGCCGCTACTGGCGGACGCCTCGTTGCGTCACTGGCAAAGATGCTCCACGAACGCGGACCCGTTGACGGCCGCCCGGCACGCGGCCTCATCTCCGTCTGCGCTGCCGGCGGCCAAGGTGTTGTCGCCATCCTGGAAGGCAGGTAG
- a CDS encoding alpha/beta-hydrolase family protein: MNHTKSARIAGLIAAVAAVGLALTPSLVPRPALFQGFLAGLSFGLAYLAASWLWRTVAAFIARRRQSSPGARPPAAVSAVASASDTAASAMSTPTGTVAAASGRSAPPLWVWPAAGALAGIYVAVVGILAVHWQNDVRAKVEMAPVDGLELGTFFVVALLVGAMVFGVHRGLRTMAALGRHWTQRLLQKSSSSESLRASLRPASRLRIVTAGGLLTGTLTVVLALTLLVSGALLGTDRVYSARNDTTPAGITEPASEFRSAGSQSAVEWEKLGMQGRAFVGGGPTAATIEALTRAPAKEPVRVYVGSVQAASMADRAKVAVAELKRTGAFSRGTLMIANPTGSGWLERQAVDSLEYLHGGDTAIVSMQYSYQPSWVSFLFHQDLPRASAQALYKAVKAEWDSMPEAKRPELLVYGLSLGASGMQSAFGTVEELTSTIDGAVFSGAPNNSQPWGELQAQRDPGSPVWQPVFDGGRNVRWLSNNGDFDKLTRAWEPARVAYLQHGTDAVTWLTPALIWQKPDWLAGSSANGGRAPDVSDSMRWIPLITYLQVAFDMFMGEAVPASHGHNFGDVAVQAWNGVSPSGLDQPALDRIQAVIAAYPYEESMTN, from the coding sequence ATGAACCACACCAAATCAGCCAGGATTGCCGGGCTCATCGCGGCCGTTGCCGCAGTGGGCTTGGCGCTGACTCCATCACTGGTCCCACGACCTGCCCTCTTTCAGGGATTCTTGGCCGGTTTGAGCTTCGGTCTAGCGTACTTAGCGGCGTCTTGGCTATGGCGTACGGTGGCTGCTTTTATTGCCCGACGGCGGCAATCGTCCCCAGGTGCGCGACCACCAGCTGCAGTGTCGGCTGTTGCGTCAGCCTCAGATACTGCTGCTTCCGCAATGTCGACTCCCACCGGCACAGTGGCTGCCGCTTCAGGTCGCTCAGCACCGCCGTTGTGGGTTTGGCCAGCGGCTGGCGCCTTAGCCGGCATCTACGTTGCAGTGGTGGGCATTCTTGCCGTCCACTGGCAAAACGATGTTCGCGCCAAAGTAGAGATGGCTCCCGTGGATGGCTTGGAACTGGGCACGTTCTTCGTGGTCGCCTTACTAGTGGGTGCAATGGTTTTCGGCGTCCACCGAGGTTTACGGACGATGGCAGCGCTGGGCCGGCACTGGACTCAGCGCTTGCTTCAGAAGTCGAGTTCGAGTGAGAGCCTGCGGGCTTCTTTGCGTCCTGCCTCGCGGTTGCGCATCGTCACCGCTGGCGGACTGCTCACCGGGACACTCACAGTGGTGCTGGCCCTGACACTCCTAGTGTCTGGTGCGCTGTTGGGCACTGACCGCGTTTACTCCGCACGCAACGACACCACACCCGCAGGCATCACCGAACCTGCCTCGGAATTCCGATCTGCCGGCAGCCAATCCGCCGTTGAGTGGGAGAAGTTGGGCATGCAGGGCCGCGCCTTTGTAGGTGGCGGGCCCACGGCAGCCACCATTGAGGCTCTTACCCGGGCTCCGGCCAAGGAACCGGTGCGTGTCTATGTAGGATCCGTCCAAGCAGCCTCCATGGCGGACCGTGCAAAGGTAGCGGTGGCCGAACTCAAACGGACGGGCGCGTTTAGCCGCGGCACCCTCATGATTGCCAATCCCACAGGATCAGGCTGGCTGGAGCGCCAAGCCGTCGACTCACTGGAATACCTTCACGGTGGCGATACAGCCATAGTTTCCATGCAGTATTCCTACCAACCCAGCTGGGTATCGTTCCTCTTCCATCAGGATCTCCCCCGCGCCTCAGCCCAGGCACTGTACAAAGCAGTGAAGGCCGAATGGGATTCGATGCCGGAAGCCAAACGCCCCGAACTGCTGGTCTACGGGCTCAGCTTGGGCGCCTCGGGAATGCAATCCGCATTTGGCACAGTTGAGGAATTAACCAGCACCATTGACGGAGCGGTCTTTTCGGGGGCCCCGAACAACTCCCAGCCATGGGGTGAGCTGCAGGCCCAGCGCGATCCAGGCTCACCAGTGTGGCAGCCAGTGTTCGACGGCGGGCGGAACGTGCGCTGGCTGTCCAACAATGGCGACTTCGACAAGTTGACCCGAGCCTGGGAACCGGCCCGTGTGGCATATCTGCAACATGGAACCGACGCCGTAACCTGGTTGACTCCTGCGCTGATCTGGCAGAAGCCAGACTGGCTCGCAGGAAGCTCCGCCAACGGAGGCCGTGCCCCAGACGTCAGCGATTCCATGCGGTGGATACCCCTCATCACCTACTTGCAGGTGGCCTTTGACATGTTCATGGGCGAGGCTGTCCCCGCCAGCCATGGCCATAATTTTGGCGACGTGGCGGTCCAGGCCTGGAACGGGGTCTCCCCCAGCGGCCTGGACCAACCCGCACTGGACCGCATTCAAGCCGTCATCGCGGCCTACCCGTACGAAGAGTCAATGACGAACTAG
- a CDS encoding DUF2786 domain-containing protein, which translates to MKTETEDGRQTPDAGEPKTAVQPEKTAKTLKLITKLLAKAESTPFPAEAQAFQEHAERLMVRYGIEQASIDAEAGKLGKPQEPIVEEQVEFGGQYRVGQARGFTSIALAFNTVRVLQANSTTAKILYLIGAESDVAQVLRLFGSLRLQLEATMRVWWLNYPYKDFLSAHEKTLERRQFQLGFLLTVADRIAAIYSDEVASGGPGNELVLASRRDRADEHVNMLYPVLRAARRQSMSMGSATAHSAGKYAGTMARVSSEVNAAARHSLDV; encoded by the coding sequence ATGAAGACAGAGACGGAAGACGGCCGCCAGACCCCGGACGCTGGAGAGCCTAAGACAGCTGTGCAGCCAGAGAAAACGGCCAAAACCCTCAAACTCATCACCAAACTACTGGCCAAAGCGGAGAGCACGCCCTTCCCCGCCGAAGCTCAGGCATTTCAGGAGCATGCTGAGCGGCTCATGGTCCGCTACGGCATTGAACAGGCCAGCATTGACGCCGAGGCAGGTAAGTTGGGCAAGCCACAGGAACCCATTGTGGAGGAACAGGTTGAGTTTGGCGGACAATACCGGGTGGGTCAAGCACGCGGCTTCACCTCGATCGCCTTGGCGTTTAACACTGTCCGCGTGCTGCAGGCCAACTCCACCACGGCAAAGATCCTGTACCTGATTGGTGCCGAATCCGATGTTGCCCAAGTGCTACGGCTATTCGGCTCATTGCGGCTCCAACTTGAAGCCACCATGCGAGTCTGGTGGCTGAACTATCCCTATAAGGACTTCCTCTCCGCGCATGAGAAAACCTTGGAACGCCGGCAGTTCCAGTTGGGCTTTCTCCTCACTGTGGCCGACAGAATTGCCGCTATCTACAGCGACGAAGTTGCCTCCGGCGGCCCCGGCAATGAGCTGGTCTTGGCCAGCCGCCGGGATCGTGCGGATGAGCATGTCAACATGCTGTATCCGGTTCTTCGCGCCGCACGCCGACAGAGCATGTCGATGGGGTCAGCTACGGCTCATTCAGCCGGGAAATATGCCGGAACCATGGCGCGCGTCAGCAGTGAGGTGAATGCTGCGGCACGCCACTCATTGGACGTGTGA
- a CDS encoding MaoC/PaaZ C-terminal domain-containing protein encodes MSEPTLLSEMPSLSKLYVNAAAMAAKGKVLRSEPVVALPSRAVEVRGVRADLTKVTEFAHLMGEPARDLLPSGYLHALTFPVAMSVMVQDDFPLPLLGMIHLRNQVEHMAPVLFTDELSVRAWARDLVGHRSGTQVQLVAEIHNADGTELLWRGVSTYLAKGVFLPGLDKPTAAVERIDFVPPTPTAQWQLGVDTGRAYAAVSGDFNPIHLSVLTAKALGLRRSIAHGMYAASRVLATVPQSKPHSFNWDISFDSPMFLPAAVSLEVLDYRTIDGVWLSSEFTAWNARSARRYFSGTVSAA; translated from the coding sequence ATGAGCGAGCCAACACTGCTGAGCGAAATGCCGTCGCTGTCCAAGCTGTACGTCAATGCTGCCGCCATGGCCGCCAAGGGCAAAGTTCTGCGGAGCGAACCTGTCGTAGCACTGCCCTCCCGGGCTGTTGAGGTTCGTGGCGTAAGGGCTGATTTGACCAAGGTTACGGAGTTTGCGCACTTAATGGGGGAACCGGCCCGTGATCTGTTGCCTTCGGGCTATCTGCACGCTTTAACGTTCCCTGTGGCCATGTCCGTCATGGTTCAGGATGATTTTCCGTTGCCATTGCTGGGCATGATTCACCTGCGCAATCAGGTGGAGCACATGGCTCCGGTGTTGTTTACTGATGAGCTGTCCGTGCGGGCTTGGGCACGTGATCTGGTGGGTCACAGGAGCGGTACACAGGTGCAGCTCGTGGCGGAAATTCATAACGCTGACGGCACAGAGTTGTTGTGGCGTGGCGTTTCTACCTACCTAGCCAAGGGCGTTTTTCTGCCCGGTCTGGACAAACCGACGGCAGCCGTGGAGCGTATTGACTTTGTGCCGCCGACGCCCACGGCGCAGTGGCAGTTGGGCGTTGATACGGGTCGCGCGTATGCGGCGGTCTCGGGGGATTTCAACCCGATCCACCTCAGCGTGTTGACGGCGAAGGCGTTGGGCCTGCGCCGTTCCATCGCCCATGGCATGTATGCAGCCTCTCGTGTTCTGGCCACGGTTCCGCAGTCCAAGCCGCATTCCTTTAACTGGGACATCAGCTTTGATTCGCCCATGTTCTTACCAGCCGCCGTGTCCCTGGAGGTCCTTGACTACAGGACAATCGACGGCGTGTGGCTAAGTTCGGAGTTCACCGCGTGGAATGCACGCAGTGCACGAAGGTATTTCAGCGGCACAGTGAGCGCAGCCTAG
- a CDS encoding acyl-CoA dehydrogenase, producing MIDTMNPLSHTASHDDATVDVAALGEVLLGRWADVRLKARALAGLPELHKIEGLSHTEHRKRVFAQLGILVNKEGIHRAFPTRLGGSDDHGGNVAGFEELVLADPSLQIKGGVQWGLFGSAVLHLGNQEHQDKWLPGIMNLDIPGSFAMTEIGHGSDVASIATTATYDAQSEEFVINTPFQAAWKEYIGNAAVDGLAAVVFAQLITKGVNHGVHAFYVDLRDPATKEFLPGIQGRDDNIKGGLNGIDNGRLAFDHVRIPRTNLLNRYGDVAVDGSYSSPIASPGRRFFTMLGTLVQGRVSLDGAAVAASKVALKIAIQYASERRQFNAASDTEEVVLLDYQRHQRRLLPLLATTYAAAFAHEELLVKFDDVFSGAHDTDEDRQDLETLAAALKSLSTWHALDTLQECREACGGSGFMVENRFTSLRADLDVYATFEGDNTVLLQLVAKRLLGDYSKEFRNLDFGVLARFVANQAADLTINKTGLRQVAQFVADTGSAQKSAKALKDQDTQHQMLAERVQTMVAEVAASLKEAAKLPKDKGAEVFNNNQNDLIEAARAHAELLQWEAFTAALDRITDPGTKRVMTRLRDLFGLGLIEKHLSWYLMNGRISMMRARTLSPYINRILGKLRPHALDLVDAFGYGPEHLRATIATGIERERQDEARDYYRKLRASSDGPIDEKVLIQQAKAASKK from the coding sequence ATGATTGACACAATGAACCCGCTGTCTCACACAGCCAGCCACGACGACGCCACCGTAGACGTCGCAGCGTTGGGTGAAGTCCTCTTGGGCCGATGGGCCGATGTCCGGCTGAAGGCCCGGGCGCTGGCGGGGCTGCCAGAACTGCACAAGATTGAAGGCCTAAGCCACACCGAACACCGCAAGCGGGTCTTTGCGCAACTGGGCATCCTCGTGAACAAGGAAGGTATTCACCGCGCCTTCCCCACCAGGCTTGGTGGCAGTGACGATCACGGCGGCAATGTTGCCGGCTTCGAGGAACTGGTCCTTGCTGATCCATCTCTGCAGATCAAGGGAGGGGTGCAGTGGGGCCTCTTCGGCTCCGCCGTGCTGCATTTGGGCAACCAGGAACACCAGGACAAGTGGCTCCCCGGCATCATGAACCTGGACATTCCCGGTTCATTTGCCATGACGGAGATTGGCCACGGCTCCGATGTTGCATCAATCGCCACCACGGCCACCTATGACGCGCAGTCAGAAGAGTTCGTCATCAATACCCCGTTCCAGGCAGCCTGGAAGGAATACATTGGCAACGCAGCAGTGGACGGGCTTGCCGCCGTGGTCTTTGCCCAGCTCATCACCAAGGGCGTGAACCACGGCGTCCACGCCTTCTACGTTGACCTCCGCGATCCGGCCACCAAGGAATTCTTGCCCGGCATTCAAGGCCGAGATGACAATATCAAGGGCGGCCTGAACGGCATCGACAACGGCCGCTTGGCCTTCGATCACGTCCGTATCCCCCGCACCAACCTGCTCAACCGCTACGGTGACGTGGCCGTTGACGGCAGCTACAGCTCGCCGATCGCCAGCCCCGGCCGGCGCTTCTTCACCATGCTGGGCACCTTGGTTCAGGGCCGCGTTTCCCTGGATGGCGCCGCAGTGGCCGCCTCCAAGGTCGCCCTGAAAATCGCCATTCAGTATGCCAGTGAGCGCCGTCAATTCAACGCCGCCTCGGATACCGAGGAAGTGGTGCTGCTGGATTACCAGCGTCATCAGCGCCGACTCCTACCCCTGCTGGCAACCACTTATGCAGCCGCCTTTGCGCATGAGGAACTGCTGGTGAAGTTCGACGACGTCTTCTCCGGCGCGCACGACACCGACGAGGACCGTCAGGACCTGGAAACTCTGGCTGCCGCGCTGAAGTCCCTGAGTACATGGCACGCCTTGGATACCCTGCAGGAATGCCGTGAGGCTTGTGGCGGTTCCGGTTTCATGGTGGAGAACCGATTCACGTCTCTGCGGGCAGACCTTGATGTGTACGCCACGTTTGAAGGCGACAACACCGTGCTCTTGCAGCTGGTGGCCAAGCGTCTACTGGGCGACTACAGCAAGGAATTCCGAAACTTGGACTTTGGTGTACTGGCGCGCTTTGTGGCCAACCAAGCCGCCGATCTGACCATCAACAAGACCGGTCTGCGCCAGGTTGCCCAGTTTGTGGCCGATACCGGATCCGCCCAGAAGTCTGCCAAGGCACTCAAGGATCAGGACACACAGCACCAAATGCTGGCCGAACGTGTCCAGACCATGGTGGCCGAGGTTGCCGCATCACTGAAGGAAGCTGCCAAGCTCCCCAAAGACAAGGGCGCCGAAGTATTCAACAACAACCAGAATGACCTCATTGAGGCTGCCCGCGCACATGCGGAATTGCTGCAGTGGGAGGCGTTCACGGCAGCTCTGGACCGGATTACCGATCCCGGCACCAAGCGCGTCATGACCCGCCTGCGGGATCTGTTTGGCTTGGGTCTCATTGAAAAGCACCTCTCCTGGTACTTGATGAACGGCCGCATTTCCATGATGCGAGCCCGCACCCTGTCCCCGTACATCAACCGGATACTCGGCAAATTGCGTCCCCACGCGCTGGATCTGGTGGATGCCTTTGGCTACGGCCCCGAACACTTGCGCGCCACCATCGCCACCGGCATTGAGCGTGAGCGCCAGGACGAGGCTCGCGACTACTACCGCAAGCTCCGCGCCAGCTCCGACGGTCCCATTGATGAAAAGGTCCTGATTCAGCAGGCAAAGGCCGCTTCCAAGAAGTAG